One Herbaspirillum rubrisubalbicans genomic window carries:
- the sucC gene encoding ADP-forming succinate--CoA ligase subunit beta: MKIHEYQGKEILRQFGVTVPRGIPCMSVDEVEAAAQKLGGPVWVVKAQIHAGGRGKGGGVKVAKSIEQVKEYANQIMGMQLVTHQTGPEGQKVRRLLIEEGADIKKELYVSLVTDRVSQKVVLMASSEGGMDIEEVAHSHPEKIHNVIIDPIDGLTDAQADDVAAKIGVPAESIPAARQNLQGLYKAYWETDASLAEINPLILTGDGKVIALDAKFNFDSNALFRHPEIVAYRDLDEEDPAEVEASKFDLAYISLDGNIGCLVNGAGLAMATMDTIKLFGGEPANFLDVGGGATTEKVTEAFKIMLKNPELKAILVNIFGGIMRCDVIAEGVIAASKAVSLKVPLVVRMKGTNEDLGKKLLADSGLPIISADSMEEAAQKVVAAAK, from the coding sequence GCCCAGAAACTCGGCGGCCCGGTGTGGGTCGTCAAGGCTCAGATCCATGCTGGTGGTCGTGGCAAGGGCGGTGGCGTGAAGGTGGCCAAGTCCATCGAACAGGTCAAGGAGTACGCCAACCAGATCATGGGTATGCAACTGGTGACCCACCAGACCGGTCCTGAAGGCCAGAAGGTGCGCCGCCTGCTGATCGAAGAAGGCGCCGACATCAAGAAGGAACTGTACGTTTCCCTGGTGACCGACCGCGTCTCGCAAAAGGTCGTGCTGATGGCCTCCAGCGAAGGCGGCATGGATATCGAAGAAGTGGCCCACAGCCACCCCGAAAAGATCCACAACGTCATCATCGATCCGATCGATGGCCTGACCGACGCCCAAGCCGATGACGTGGCCGCCAAGATCGGCGTGCCCGCAGAGTCCATCCCGGCTGCCCGCCAGAACCTGCAAGGCCTGTACAAGGCGTATTGGGAAACCGACGCTTCCCTGGCTGAAATCAACCCCCTGATCCTGACCGGCGACGGCAAGGTCATCGCCCTGGACGCCAAGTTCAACTTCGACTCCAACGCCCTGTTCCGTCACCCGGAAATCGTCGCCTACCGCGACCTGGACGAAGAAGATCCGGCTGAAGTCGAAGCGTCCAAGTTCGACCTGGCCTACATCTCCCTGGACGGCAACATCGGCTGCCTGGTCAACGGCGCCGGCTTGGCCATGGCCACCATGGACACCATCAAGCTGTTCGGCGGCGAGCCGGCCAACTTCCTGGACGTGGGCGGCGGTGCCACCACCGAGAAGGTCACCGAAGCCTTCAAGATCATGCTGAAGAACCCCGAACTGAAGGCCATCCTGGTCAACATCTTCGGCGGCATCATGCGCTGTGACGTGATCGCCGAAGGCGTGATCGCTGCTTCCAAGGCGGTTTCCCTGAAGGTGCCCCTGGTGGTCCGTATGAAGGGCACCAACGAAGACCTGGGCAAGAAGCTGTTGGCCGATTCCGGTCTGCCGATCATCTCGGCCGATTCCATGGAAGAAGCCGCCCAGAAGGTCGTGGCAGCCGCCAAGTAA